Genomic DNA from Leucobacter triazinivorans:
ACACCTGCGCTATGTGATCACGGCGAAGCTGCGCAGACGGGAGTCGTTCTTCCTGACCTGGCACCCGCGGGACACCAGCACCAATGCTCCACGTGCAGCTGGACCGGTGACGCTGTGGGTCTCGCCGTCGTCACCGATCGGTTTCGAATTCTCGAGCTCCGCCCCCGGGCCCCTGTCGCGCGAGTGGATCTCAGCCCTCATGAGCGGGTCCTACGGCACCCGCGGGCTCTTGGTCATCCCCGAACGCGCGGTGCAGAGCCGCCGAGCTGCCGGCGAGTGAAGGCCTGGGACACTCGCGGCCCGAGCGTGTCACCCGGTCGGCGCTCGCGGCCCCGGCCGGTCACAGGCCCAACTCGTCAGCGGACACCACCGTCGGGCTCTCGGCGTAGCGCATCGGCACCGCGAGCGCCTGTCCCGCGTCAACGCCCGATCCATCGAGCTGATTGAGCTGCACGATCTCTGCGACCAGATCGCGGGGATCGGCGGAGGGGTCGAGATCCGTGGCGATCGACCAGAGCGAGGACCCCGGCTGCACGACCGCATAGGGGAAGAGCTGCGCACTCTCGGAATCCGATGCGCTCGCCTGCGGGGCGCCGAGCGCAGCGAGGAATGCGAGCACACCCGCCACGAGCACCGTGGCCAGGCCACCGAACACCACGCGCCCGCGACGGGTGAGCCGGAGCTTGACTGTGCCGCCGTCGGCCTCGGAACTTGCAATCGACGCGATCTCGAGCGCGCCCTGGGCCGGAATCGTCTGCGCATTCATGATGGTGTCCTCTCTGATCGACCCTCGCCGGCCGCACCGTGCGAACATCTGTTTCGAATATATCTTCGAGCATCCGAAACCGCAAGCGATTCATCGAACATACGTTTCGATCTTTTCCGCGACACTCGAACACATGTTTGCCCGCCTCCGAAATCAACGACTAGGGTTTCGAGCAACGGGATCACCGAACCAGGAACCACTGACATTCACGGATCGCGTCACCAGAAGCGCCGCCCGGCCGAGAAAGGACAGCGATGAGCAACGCTGCCGCGCCCCACTCCACGAAGCCCCTGAGCGAGAAGCAGCAGGCGATCCTGGAGTACATCGCGCGCTCCGTCGAAAGCCGCGGGTACCCCCCGAGCATGCGCGAGATCGGCGACGCCGTCGGCCTCTCCTCACTGTCGAGCGTCACCCATCAACTCAGCCGACTGGAGCTCGGCGGCTACATCCGCCGCGACCCCAATCGGCCCCGCGCGCTCGAGATCCTGGTCGAGCTCGCCGAAACGAGCAGCGCCGTCGCCGAGTCCCCGACGCAGCAGCCCGAGGAGGCCGCGTACGTGCCGCTCGTCGGCCAGATCGCCGCAGGCGTGCCGATCACCGCCGAGCAGCAAGTCGAAGAGCTCGTTCCGCTTCCCCGCCAGCTCGTCGGCGATGGGCAGCTCTTCATGCTGCGCGTGGTCGGGGACTCGATGGTCGACGCCGCCATCTGCGACGGCGACTTCGTCGTGGTGCGCCAGCAGCGCGAGGCCGAGAACGGCGACATCGTCGCCGCGATGCTCGACGGAGAGGCCACGGTCAAGGTGTTCCGCCGCCGAGACGGGCACACCTGGCTGCTCCCCCGCAACAGCGCCTTCGAGCCGATCCTCGGCGACCACGCCGAGGTGCTGGGACGCGTCGTCGCGGTGTTCCGCTCCGTCTGAGCTCGCGCACGGACCGATTCGAGGGCCGCGGATCCACTCGGATCCGCGGCCCTTCTGCATTTCCGACTTGATTTGTTGAACTCGGTATAAATAGCCTGGAAAGCATGTCGCCCACGCTCACCGATGTCCTCGCGGTCGCCGCCGCACAGGCGGTCCGCGCCGCACAGGCTCAAGAAGCCGCAGAAGCCATCCATGCCGTCGACGCCGCCGCCGCCGACGCCACCACCACCCCTTCCCGTGCCCGCACCGTGCCGTTCGTCACCGCTGGGCTGGCACCCGATCTCGTCCCGTATCCACGGGGGCTGGAACTGCAGCGCGAGGCAGTGCAGCGCATCCGTGACGGCGTCGATCGCGGTACCGTGCTGTTGCTCGAGCATGCGCCGGTCTACACAGCCGGCAAGCGCGCGCTCGCGGAGGAGTACCCGCGCGACGGCACGCCGGTCGTGCCGGTCGACCGCGGCGGCAAGGTCACCTGGCACGGGCCGGGCCAGCTCGTGGTCTACCCGGTGATCCGCCTGCGAGAGCGCCTCAGGGTCGTCGACTTCGTGCGGCTGCTCGAGCGGGTGATCATCGGGACCGCGGCGGAGTTCGGCGTCGCC
This window encodes:
- the lipB gene encoding lipoyl(octanoyl) transferase LipB, with the protein product MSPTLTDVLAVAAAQAVRAAQAQEAAEAIHAVDAAAADATTTPSRARTVPFVTAGLAPDLVPYPRGLELQREAVQRIRDGVDRGTVLLLEHAPVYTAGKRALAEEYPRDGTPVVPVDRGGKVTWHGPGQLVVYPVIRLRERLRVVDFVRLLERVIIGTAAEFGVAGFRIPGRAGVWAEAGGPSPAKFAQIGIHTSSGIVTHGLAVNCSNDLAPFESFVPCGITDAGVTTLGELAGRPITPADIAPSLSALLSTALDEAAE
- the lexA gene encoding transcriptional repressor LexA → MSNAAAPHSTKPLSEKQQAILEYIARSVESRGYPPSMREIGDAVGLSSLSSVTHQLSRLELGGYIRRDPNRPRALEILVELAETSSAVAESPTQQPEEAAYVPLVGQIAAGVPITAEQQVEELVPLPRQLVGDGQLFMLRVVGDSMVDAAICDGDFVVVRQQREAENGDIVAAMLDGEATVKVFRRRDGHTWLLPRNSAFEPILGDHAEVLGRVVAVFRSV
- a CDS encoding LysM peptidoglycan-binding domain-containing protein, encoding MNAQTIPAQGALEIASIASSEADGGTVKLRLTRRGRVVFGGLATVLVAGVLAFLAALGAPQASASDSESAQLFPYAVVQPGSSLWSIATDLDPSADPRDLVAEIVQLNQLDGSGVDAGQALAVPMRYAESPTVVSADELGL
- a CDS encoding ATP-dependent DNA ligase, which translates into the protein MEHLRYVITAKLRRRESFFLTWHPRDTSTNAPRAAGPVTLWVSPSSPIGFEFSSSAPGPLSREWISALMSGSYGTRGLLVIPERAVQSRRAAGE